Proteins encoded in a region of the Spiroplasma endosymbiont of Amphimallon solstitiale genome:
- a CDS encoding IS30 family transposase, protein MYKYLTIESIIAIKEYKSYGFSIRKIAKAIDYSKSTVHRVCRLLNQNLLPLEILNKIQKNKQNAGRKLIILTLIEINTINHLLITKNYALDIIANFLKENKIKSISTKTLYNMFKTNRMGFDENNLLRKGKNKPHKQKETRGRINNCKSIHERNLIIPNIKNIEEFGHLEGDTIIGKDHKSSIITLADIWSKTTIPLATKNNKSENITKSIIKFISKLQKGTVKTITFDRGKEFSKWKLIEKNCNVKIYFADPGKPCQRGLNENNNGILRRYLPKSTDLSSYKQKDLNTIAFQINSTPRKSLSYKRPIDLIQLF, encoded by the coding sequence ATGTATAAGTATCTGACTATTGAATCAATAATAGCAATAAAAGAATATAAAAGTTATGGATTTTCGATTCGTAAAATAGCAAAAGCCATTGATTATAGTAAATCAACTGTACATAGAGTTTGTAGATTATTAAATCAAAACTTATTACCATTAGAAATATTGAATAAAATTCAAAAAAATAAACAAAATGCAGGTAGAAAATTAATAATTTTAACTTTAATAGAAATTAATACTATTAATCATTTGTTAATTACTAAAAATTATGCTCTTGATATAATTGCTAATTTTTTAAAGGAAAATAAAATAAAAAGTATTTCAACAAAAACTTTATATAACATGTTTAAAACAAATCGAATGGGTTTTGATGAAAATAACTTATTGAGAAAAGGAAAAAATAAACCTCACAAACAAAAAGAAACTAGGGGCAGAATTAATAATTGTAAGTCTATTCATGAAAGAAATTTAATCATTCCTAATATTAAAAATATAGAAGAATTTGGTCATTTAGAAGGTGATACTATCATTGGTAAAGATCATAAAAGTTCTATTATTACTTTAGCTGATATATGATCAAAAACCACAATTCCTTTAGCAACTAAAAATAATAAATCAGAAAATATTACAAAAAGTATAATAAAATTTATTTCAAAGTTACAAAAAGGAACAGTTAAAACTATTACTTTTGATCGTGGTAAAGAATTTAGTAAATGAAAATTAATCGAAAAAAATTGTAATGTTAAGATTTATTTTGCAGATCCTGGTAAACCTTGTCAAAGAGGTTTAAATGAAAATAATAATGGTATTTTAAGAAGATATTTACCAAAATCTACAGATCTATCTTCATATAAACAAAAAGATTTAAATACTATAGCATTTCAAATTAATTCTACACCCAGAAAATCACTATCTTATAAAAGACCAATAGATTTAATACAATTATTTTAA
- a CDS encoding IS5 family transposase (programmed frameshift) → MHKNYPSHVTKEQFENIKSILENSKKKTKPRSLDLYEVFCAILYVLKSGCQWRMLPKNFPKWQTVYYYFQIWSKNNGKEPSVLQLILKKLVKKIRINNNRKEQTSFCIIDSQSVKNTDTTENKGYDAGKKISGIKRHIVVDSQGLPHAIYITTAEKTDRNSAIIMIENEKENLSAVQKIIVDAGYTGEKFASEIKTIINANVEVIKRNELHTFVVLPKRWIVERSFAWLEKYRRLWKNCERKLNTSLQMVVLSFISVLLKRF, encoded by the exons ATGCATAAAAATTATCCAAGTCATGTCACCAAAGAACAATTTGAGAACATAAAATCAATTTTAGAAAATAGCAAAAAGAAAACAAAACCAAGAAGTTTAGATTTATATGAAGTATTTTGTGCAATTTTATATGTATTAAAAAGTGGTTGTCAATGAAGAATGCTACCAAAAAATTTTCCAAAATGACAAACTGTATATTATTATTTTCAAATTTGAAGTAAAAATAATGGTAAAGAACCTAGTGTATTGCAATTAATTTTA AAAAAATTAGTTAAAAAAATTCGTATCAATAATAATCGCAAAGAACAAACTAGTTTTTGTATAATTGATTCGCAAAGTGTTAAAAATACAGATACTACCGAAAATAAAGGTTATGATGCTGGTAAAAAGATTTCAGGCATAAAACGTCATATTGTTGTTGATTCTCAAGGTTTACCACATGCAATTTACATAACCACAGCAGAAAAAACAGATCGTAATAGCGCTATAATAATGATTGAAAATGAAAAAGAAAATCTTTCTGCAGTTCAAAAAATAATAGTAGATGCTGGTTATACTGGTGAAAAATTTGCTTCTGAAATCAAAACAATCATAAATGCAAATGTTGAAGTGATAAAACGTAATGAATTACATACTTTTGTAGTATTACCAAAAAGATGAATTGTAGAACGAAGCTTTGCTTGATTAGAAAAATACAGAAGATTATGAAAAAATTGTGAAAGAAAACTAAATACTAGTTTACAAATGGTTGTTCTTTCATTTATTTCAGTTTTATTAAAAAGATTCTAA